In a genomic window of Alteromonas gilva:
- a CDS encoding exopolysaccharide biosynthesis protein translates to MSKTKMSELMDDLLAKTDGDVSVGEVVSKFESRGFAPLLLIPALIALLPTGAIPGVPTICGITLFMICLQMALGAGEPWLPKVLKERSLNHDKLKRAINKFKPYIVNAEKILTPRLTGLTDSPASRVIALYCALVSLSMIPLEVIPFAAAVPAFAITITAVGLLNKDGVVLLIGLLLQAATGLLLVQVL, encoded by the coding sequence ATGAGCAAAACCAAAATGAGTGAGTTAATGGATGACTTGCTGGCGAAAACCGACGGCGATGTGTCTGTTGGCGAGGTAGTAAGTAAATTTGAGAGCCGGGGATTCGCGCCACTGTTACTGATACCGGCGCTTATTGCCCTGCTGCCGACCGGTGCAATACCAGGGGTACCCACTATCTGTGGTATCACCTTATTTATGATCTGCCTGCAAATGGCACTGGGGGCTGGCGAGCCCTGGCTACCGAAGGTACTCAAAGAACGCTCGCTCAATCACGACAAGCTGAAAAGGGCCATTAATAAGTTCAAGCCCTATATTGTTAACGCCGAAAAGATACTGACCCCACGCCTGACAGGACTCACCGATAGTCCCGCCTCCAGAGTCATAGCGCTGTATTGCGCGCTGGTATCACTGAGCATGATCCCGCTTGAGGTTATCCCGTTTGCCGCGGCAGTGCCGGCGTTTGCTATCACTATTACCGCTGTGGGTCTGCTCAACAAAGATGGTGTTGTGTTGCTCATCGGCCTGTTACTGCAAGCGGCAACCGGTTTGCTGCTGGTACAGGTATTATAA
- a CDS encoding TonB-dependent receptor produces the protein MKYSILCLSLLSSFSVFADGPHIERVVVFGKQSDLVGDSISASEGVIGAGDIERRPLLRAGEVLEFVPGMVVTQHSGSGKANQYFLRGFNLDHGTDFSINIDGMPVNMRTHGHGQGYSDLNFITPEFIQQIDYQKGPYRATQGDFSVAGSANFALVSAFNQPFAKVELGENGFLRSVAATNLTLGQDNLAVGAEWQTYDGPWTDIDEDINKKNVFVRYRQDNTDSRLHITFMGYDNSWNAADQIPRRAVQSGLIDELGSIDTTLGGESDRYSLSLNWQSNDWLVNAYAVQSNLNLFSNFTYFLDNPDSGDQFEQVDDRQIYGGTVMRFFSGPMGSAHVHVKTGIDFRIDNIDEVGLYRTSARVRQGAVRVDNASEYSVSAFYEADVTLTNRLSAHAGIRHDYLSVDVNSDIAANSGEDSDTITSLKGGISYIIDDAWQAYFNLGQSFHSNDARGAVISIDPVSGDAAEPVDMLVRGEGAELGLRVAKYRQYNASWALWYLENDSELLFVGDAGNTEASRASRRWGVEFSAYYWFTANLTTDLEIAWTESTFTEDEAGEGNYIDGSLPVVASLGLNWQMNDNWRTDVRVRYFGKRTLDSFKQRESDTFTVVNTNLVYETGNWQASVSVLNVFDSNDHDIDYLYASRLPGEPEDGVEDVHYHPIEPRMLRGGISYKF, from the coding sequence ATGAAATATTCCATTCTATGTTTATCGCTGTTGTCTTCATTTTCCGTTTTTGCCGACGGGCCGCATATAGAGCGGGTCGTCGTTTTTGGTAAACAAAGTGATTTGGTTGGTGATTCTATTTCGGCTTCTGAAGGGGTTATTGGCGCCGGTGATATCGAACGTCGGCCACTGCTGCGCGCCGGCGAAGTGCTTGAATTTGTGCCCGGCATGGTGGTAACGCAGCACAGCGGCTCAGGCAAAGCCAACCAGTATTTCCTGCGTGGCTTTAATCTTGATCATGGTACTGATTTTAGTATTAATATCGATGGTATGCCGGTGAACATGCGTACCCACGGCCATGGTCAGGGCTATTCCGATCTCAACTTTATTACGCCAGAATTTATTCAGCAAATCGATTATCAAAAAGGCCCTTACCGGGCTACCCAGGGCGACTTCTCGGTGGCAGGCTCGGCAAATTTTGCCCTGGTCTCGGCATTTAATCAGCCGTTTGCCAAGGTTGAATTAGGCGAAAACGGCTTTCTGCGCTCGGTCGCTGCCACCAACCTGACACTGGGGCAGGACAACCTGGCCGTGGGGGCTGAATGGCAAACCTACGATGGTCCCTGGACCGACATCGACGAAGACATCAATAAGAAAAATGTATTTGTACGCTACCGGCAGGACAACACCGACAGTCGTTTACACATCACGTTTATGGGCTACGACAATAGCTGGAATGCCGCCGATCAAATTCCGCGCCGGGCGGTACAAAGTGGCCTCATTGACGAACTGGGCTCCATCGATACCACGCTGGGCGGCGAATCGGATCGCTACAGCTTATCGCTCAACTGGCAGTCGAATGACTGGCTGGTTAACGCCTATGCGGTGCAGAGCAACCTTAATCTGTTTTCTAACTTCACCTACTTTTTAGATAACCCTGACAGCGGCGACCAGTTTGAGCAGGTCGACGACCGGCAAATTTATGGTGGTACCGTTATGCGCTTTTTTTCCGGCCCTATGGGCAGTGCGCATGTGCATGTAAAAACCGGTATCGACTTTCGTATTGATAACATTGACGAAGTCGGCTTATATCGCACCAGCGCCAGAGTCCGCCAGGGCGCGGTACGCGTCGACAATGCCAGCGAGTACTCGGTTTCGGCTTTTTACGAAGCCGACGTGACGCTCACCAACAGGCTCAGTGCCCATGCCGGTATCCGTCATGACTACCTCAGCGTTGACGTAAATAGCGATATTGCCGCCAACAGTGGTGAGGACAGCGACACTATCACCAGCTTAAAAGGCGGTATCAGCTATATTATCGATGATGCCTGGCAGGCCTACTTTAACCTTGGCCAGTCATTTCACTCTAATGATGCCCGGGGCGCGGTAATAAGTATTGACCCGGTGTCCGGCGATGCTGCCGAGCCTGTGGATATGCTTGTTAGAGGCGAAGGCGCCGAACTGGGCCTGCGAGTAGCGAAATACCGCCAGTACAATGCCTCATGGGCGCTGTGGTATCTGGAAAACGACTCCGAGCTGCTGTTTGTTGGCGATGCTGGCAACACCGAAGCCAGCCGCGCCTCACGTCGTTGGGGAGTGGAGTTTTCGGCCTATTACTGGTTTACCGCCAACCTCACCACCGATCTCGAAATTGCCTGGACCGAGTCTACTTTTACCGAAGATGAAGCCGGAGAAGGTAATTACATCGATGGTTCGCTGCCGGTCGTTGCCAGCCTTGGGCTTAACTGGCAAATGAATGATAACTGGCGTACCGATGTGCGCGTTCGGTATTTTGGCAAGCGCACCTTAGACAGCTTTAAGCAGCGCGAGTCAGACACATTTACGGTGGTTAATACCAACCTGGTGTATGAGACAGGCAACTGGCAGGCGTCAGTGTCGGTGCTGAATGTATTTGACAGTAACGACCACGATATTGATTACCTGTATGCCAGCCGCTTACCGGGCGAACCCGAAGACGGTGTTGAAGACGTGCACTATCACCCGATTGAACCACGCATGCTGCGCGGCGGTATCAGCTACAAGTTCTGA